From a region of the Cytobacillus sp. IB215665 genome:
- a CDS encoding PadR family transcriptional regulator, producing MNENERAPMTEAMYYVLLAIHKPLHGYAIMNAIREASGGRVNMGPGTLYGILKRMEKDKLIVLEDSDGRRKNYQITSSGRIAFKQEYMRLTKMVEDGDVLFRGEGSNEK from the coding sequence TTGAATGAAAATGAGCGAGCACCAATGACTGAGGCGATGTATTATGTTCTCCTGGCTATACATAAACCACTTCATGGTTATGCAATCATGAATGCGATTAGAGAAGCTTCTGGCGGAAGAGTGAATATGGGACCAGGAACACTCTATGGTATTTTGAAGCGTATGGAAAAAGATAAACTCATTGTTTTAGAAGACTCCGATGGAAGGCGCAAAAACTATCAAATTACTTCAAGTGGTCGTATAGCATTCAAGCAAGAATATATGCGTCTTACTAAAATGGTAGAGGATGGGGATGTATTATTTAGAGGGGAAGGTTCAAATGAAAAATAA